In Hyphomicrobiaceae bacterium, the following are encoded in one genomic region:
- a CDS encoding Ig-like domain-containing protein yields MATINGTSGQDVIVGTAANDEIHGGDGNDRINGGAGDDTIYGDAGNDTLTGDAGNDALYGGDGNDGFFGGGGNDTIYGGAGNDTMYGDGGNDVFYGGEGNNTYYGGTGDDTFHVTPGTGFNIVAGGSGNDSLALELSSAQLTPAILADLATLQQWVIDKAAAAGSLANQTSQTTADVLTLNALQLSINAVESVILYVDGIAAPITDLLNHEPTADANVSLNTNEDTAISGNVGATDTDEDALSFAVSSGPANGTLTLNSGTGAYVYKSAGNFSGNDSFDIMVSDGRGGQTMQHVEVAIAAVADAPTLSVVNVTLPAGLTIEGTAASETLTGSDASDVITGGAGNDVINGAGLKVMRTFALDIASALTDTDGSETLAIQIAGLPADATLSAGVHNFDGSWTLTAADLSALMMTASAVADFTLDVTAMSTEAQNGQNTAVTRSLSVTFTGLGNNDILDGGDGSDTITGGTGNDTLIDGAGNDSVLGRLGDDTFIVGSGNDIYDGGDGSDTLDFSGAMSSVRVDLSRGRASGQSTGLDKVYSIEGVVGSSWNDRLYGDRGDNFIDGGAGNDTINGGSGNDTLIGGDGNDRIGASTGNDVIFDGAGDDRVNAGSGDDVVFAGSGKDIYYGGKGLDTLDYSFADIGVTIDAGRHTTTGFANDRFSGFEKFVGSAFDDTFLGSSSKDTFIGGAGNDTFRGMGGSDLFSGGAGADTFEWAVMDVVSGRRYLGHDTISDFTSGSDKLDLTAFNSTHGTNFLHMQDTASGTMVSVEIGSKSYDLVMLQDVHGVTVKSLFDAGSIIV; encoded by the coding sequence ATGGCTACGATCAACGGAACGTCCGGGCAGGACGTCATCGTCGGAACGGCGGCGAACGATGAGATCCACGGTGGCGACGGCAATGACCGCATCAACGGCGGCGCTGGCGACGACACAATCTATGGCGACGCAGGCAACGACACGTTGACAGGTGACGCGGGCAACGACGCGCTATATGGCGGCGACGGCAACGACGGCTTCTTCGGGGGCGGCGGCAACGACACCATCTATGGTGGCGCCGGCAACGACACGATGTACGGCGACGGCGGCAACGACGTCTTCTATGGCGGCGAAGGAAACAACACGTATTACGGCGGCACCGGAGATGATACCTTTCACGTGACCCCTGGAACCGGCTTCAACATCGTCGCCGGTGGCAGCGGAAATGATAGCCTCGCGCTCGAGTTGTCATCCGCACAGTTGACACCGGCTATACTTGCCGATCTTGCGACGCTCCAACAATGGGTAATAGACAAAGCTGCCGCTGCGGGATCCCTTGCAAATCAGACATCGCAGACGACTGCCGACGTGCTCACGCTGAACGCGCTTCAGCTTTCGATCAACGCCGTAGAAAGCGTCATTTTGTATGTCGACGGGATCGCCGCACCGATCACCGATCTTCTCAATCACGAACCCACTGCCGATGCGAACGTGTCTCTGAACACCAACGAGGACACCGCCATTTCGGGCAACGTCGGTGCGACCGACACCGACGAGGATGCACTGAGCTTTGCGGTCAGTTCTGGCCCTGCCAATGGCACGCTGACACTCAATTCAGGCACGGGCGCCTACGTCTATAAAAGCGCTGGAAATTTCTCTGGCAATGATAGTTTCGACATTATGGTCTCGGACGGCCGTGGCGGCCAGACCATGCAGCACGTTGAAGTTGCCATCGCAGCGGTCGCAGACGCCCCAACGCTATCGGTTGTCAACGTAACGCTACCCGCCGGGCTTACCATAGAAGGGACGGCGGCGAGCGAAACACTGACCGGGTCCGACGCCAGTGACGTGATCACCGGTGGCGCCGGCAATGACGTCATCAACGGCGCTGGCCTCAAGGTGATGAGAACCTTCGCGCTTGATATCGCCTCCGCGCTGACTGACACTGACGGCTCGGAAACTCTTGCGATCCAGATTGCCGGTCTGCCAGCGGATGCGACCCTTTCTGCAGGTGTACACAATTTCGACGGCTCTTGGACCCTCACCGCCGCCGATCTCTCCGCACTGATGATGACCGCATCAGCAGTTGCCGATTTCACGCTTGACGTCACCGCGATGTCGACGGAAGCGCAAAACGGTCAAAACACGGCTGTTACAAGGTCCCTTAGCGTCACCTTCACCGGCCTCGGCAATAACGATATCCTTGACGGTGGCGATGGCAGCGACACGATCACAGGCGGCACCGGCAACGACACGCTGATCGACGGCGCCGGAAATGACAGCGTTCTAGGCCGTCTCGGCGACGACACCTTCATCGTCGGTTCCGGCAATGACATCTACGACGGTGGCGACGGCTCCGACACGCTAGACTTCTCAGGCGCCATGTCGAGCGTGAGGGTCGATCTGTCGAGGGGCCGGGCTTCCGGTCAGAGCACTGGATTAGACAAGGTCTACTCCATAGAAGGCGTTGTGGGTTCGTCCTGGAACGACAGGCTATATGGCGACAGGGGCGACAACTTCATCGATGGCGGCGCAGGCAACGACACGATCAATGGCGGCAGCGGCAACGACACCCTGATCGGTGGCGATGGCAACGATCGGATCGGCGCGAGCACCGGCAACGATGTCATCTTCGACGGCGCAGGCGACGATAGGGTCAATGCTGGTTCTGGAGACGATGTCGTCTTCGCCGGATCGGGCAAAGACATCTACTACGGAGGCAAGGGCCTCGATACGCTCGACTACTCGTTTGCGGACATCGGGGTCACCATTGACGCGGGTCGACACACCACCACTGGGTTCGCCAACGACCGCTTCTCGGGTTTTGAGAAGTTTGTTGGGTCGGCGTTCGACGATACATTCCTGGGCAGCTCGTCGAAAGATACTTTCATCGGCGGTGCAGGCAACGACACCTTCCGCGGCATGGGTGGCTCGGATTTGTTCTCTGGCGGTGCCGGCGCCGACACCTTTGAATGGGCTGTCATGGATGTCGTCTCTGGCCGTAGATACCTCGGCCACGACACGATCAGCGACTTCACCTCCGGGTCCGACAAGCTCGATCTGACCGCCTTTAACTCCACGCACGGCACCAACTTCCTGCATATGCAGGATACAGCGTCGGGGACGATGGTCTCCGTTGAGATCGGCTCGAAATCTTATGATCTCGTCATGCTGCAGGACGTGCACGGTGTCACGGTCAAGTCGCTCTTCGATGCAGGATCGATCATTGTTTAG
- a CDS encoding molybdopterin-dependent oxidoreductase — translation METSVIRTTCPRDCYDACGMLAKVNSNGIVSIVGDPGHSVAHGALCAKCSIVYNGVWRNPEVRLTSPLKRTGKKGAGQFICVTWDEALSDIGRRLNAIREQDGGNAILQTHYTGTCSLIAGVFPLRFFNRIGATEVDPDTVCNKAGHAALQLMYGESTRGFDPRTIDGAKCLMVWGANPSAAAPHVHEHWFSNAQVPKIVVDPIRHETAAAADLHLQLYPGTDGALAFAMLHVIRARGQIDQEFISAHAIGWNEIDDQLEACTPAWGEAVTGVPANLIEKAALTYADGPSLLWMGQGFQRQTYGGNAMRAVGLLPAATGNIGKYGAGFLYLNGWDTRGIDPAYLSAAHLASDPAPSISHMDLAEHLEGPATKALITWNNNIAASSPEQRRLRRALERDDLLQITLDLFQTDTANFADYVLPAASFLEFDDIVMSYFNSSISAQAKAMPPLGEALPNQEIFRRLAAAMELTETELFETDASLIGNLLDQAKPGLTFDALAEVGTIFHPPHPTVQFERHDYRTPSGKIEMTSDAFVEAGLPHAPFPSAEARPQQGDLRLLSPASEWLMNSSYGNDPKILKQLGHDQAFLNPNEALGRGIKSGSDITLRTEVGEITLKVAVSNDVPMGVILAHKGRWSTEGAESNVNAINPGKKADLAGSCAVHSINVSLIAV, via the coding sequence ATGGAAACCAGCGTCATTCGCACAACTTGTCCGCGCGATTGCTACGATGCTTGCGGCATGCTCGCGAAGGTGAACAGCAACGGCATCGTCAGTATCGTAGGCGATCCCGGACACAGCGTTGCCCACGGTGCGCTTTGTGCCAAATGCTCGATCGTCTACAACGGCGTCTGGCGCAATCCTGAAGTGCGTTTGACTAGCCCCCTAAAGCGAACCGGCAAGAAAGGCGCAGGTCAATTCATCTGTGTAACCTGGGATGAAGCGCTAAGCGATATCGGCCGTCGGCTGAATGCAATTCGCGAACAGGACGGCGGCAACGCCATTCTCCAGACGCACTACACCGGCACCTGCTCGCTGATCGCCGGCGTTTTTCCCTTGCGTTTTTTCAATCGCATCGGAGCAACCGAAGTTGATCCAGACACGGTCTGCAACAAGGCAGGCCACGCCGCACTGCAGCTCATGTATGGGGAGTCGACCCGCGGCTTCGATCCGCGGACCATTGACGGTGCGAAATGCCTGATGGTCTGGGGCGCCAACCCTTCCGCCGCGGCACCCCACGTTCACGAACATTGGTTCAGCAATGCGCAGGTTCCCAAGATTGTCGTAGATCCCATTCGGCATGAAACTGCAGCGGCTGCAGATCTTCACTTGCAGCTCTACCCAGGGACCGATGGCGCTCTTGCGTTTGCAATGCTGCATGTCATCCGCGCCCGCGGACAGATCGACCAAGAATTCATTTCTGCACACGCTATCGGGTGGAATGAGATCGATGATCAGCTGGAGGCATGCACTCCAGCTTGGGGCGAGGCTGTAACCGGTGTACCGGCGAACCTCATCGAGAAGGCCGCACTCACCTATGCTGATGGGCCCTCTCTGCTGTGGATGGGGCAAGGCTTCCAACGCCAGACCTACGGCGGCAACGCCATGCGTGCGGTCGGTCTGCTGCCCGCTGCCACGGGCAACATCGGAAAGTATGGCGCGGGTTTCCTCTACCTCAATGGATGGGACACGCGCGGCATAGACCCAGCTTATCTGTCAGCGGCCCACTTGGCCTCCGATCCTGCACCTTCCATCAGCCACATGGATCTCGCCGAGCATCTCGAAGGACCGGCCACGAAGGCGCTCATTACCTGGAACAACAACATCGCAGCATCGAGCCCGGAGCAGCGTAGGTTGCGCCGCGCGCTCGAACGCGACGACCTGCTTCAAATAACGCTGGATCTCTTCCAAACAGATACGGCCAACTTCGCCGATTACGTGTTGCCGGCTGCAAGCTTCCTTGAGTTCGATGATATCGTTATGTCCTATTTCAATTCCTCGATCTCGGCCCAAGCCAAGGCGATGCCACCGCTTGGAGAGGCGCTGCCCAACCAGGAGATTTTCCGGCGCCTTGCTGCCGCGATGGAGCTGACCGAAACGGAGCTGTTCGAAACAGACGCCAGCCTGATCGGAAACCTTCTTGATCAAGCCAAACCTGGCCTAACCTTCGATGCGTTGGCAGAAGTCGGCACGATCTTCCATCCGCCACACCCGACAGTTCAATTCGAACGACACGATTACCGCACGCCCTCAGGCAAAATCGAAATGACGAGCGACGCCTTCGTCGAGGCCGGATTGCCGCACGCGCCCTTCCCTTCCGCCGAGGCCCGGCCCCAGCAAGGGGACTTGCGACTGTTGTCACCGGCATCCGAGTGGCTGATGAACAGCAGCTACGGCAACGACCCGAAGATCCTAAAACAACTGGGACACGACCAGGCCTTTCTGAACCCCAACGAGGCGCTTGGACGGGGAATAAAGAGCGGATCTGATATCACGCTGCGAACAGAAGTCGGAGAGATCACTCTAAAGGTCGCGGTTTCAAACGACGTCCCCATGGGCGTGATACTCGCGCACAAAGGCCGATGGTCAACAGAGGGAGCTGAGAGCAACGTCAACGCAATTAATCCGGGCAAGAAAGCAGACCTTGCCGGAAGCTGCGCCGTTCACAGCATCAACGTTTCTCTGATCGCCGTGTAA
- a CDS encoding transporter, with protein sequence MCLGSGARADDSDIQKQLSNPIASLTLLPVQVNYDTNIGPNRDGDRVTTNIQPVVPIKLDSEWTMVVRTILPVIGQDDIFPGSGSQFGLGDTLQSFFFVPQTVNGFTWGAGPAILWRTGTDELLTSGKWAAGPTAVVLQQTGPWTVGALVNHVWSFAGDEDRADVSTTFIQPFVAYAASGGWTYTLNTESSYDWVGDQWSVPINAMITKLNSREATKRI encoded by the coding sequence ATGTGTCTCGGCTCGGGCGCACGCGCCGACGACAGCGATATCCAAAAGCAGCTATCCAATCCGATCGCTTCGCTGACACTGCTCCCCGTCCAGGTGAACTACGATACCAACATCGGCCCAAACCGGGATGGGGATCGCGTTACGACAAACATTCAGCCTGTCGTGCCCATCAAGCTCGATAGCGAATGGACGATGGTCGTTCGCACGATCCTGCCCGTGATTGGTCAGGACGATATCTTTCCGGGCTCGGGCAGCCAGTTCGGCCTGGGCGACACGCTGCAAAGCTTCTTCTTCGTGCCGCAGACCGTCAACGGCTTTACCTGGGGCGCTGGTCCAGCCATCCTTTGGCGCACGGGAACTGATGAGCTGCTGACCAGCGGGAAATGGGCAGCTGGCCCAACCGCGGTCGTACTACAACAAACAGGGCCGTGGACGGTCGGCGCTCTCGTAAATCACGTCTGGTCATTCGCCGGAGATGAAGATCGTGCCGATGTTAGTACAACGTTTATCCAGCCTTTTGTCGCTTACGCCGCCAGCGGCGGCTGGACCTATACTCTCAACACTGAGTCGTCCTACGATTGGGTTGGTGATCAGTGGTCAGTGCCGATCAATGCAATGATCACCAAGCTGAACTCTCGCGAGGCAACGAAACGCATTTAG
- a CDS encoding MBL fold metallo-hydrolase — MEGPTFKTNMTFNYDEGAELLPGVMRVVANNPGPFTFKGTNTYLVGTRKLAVIDPGPEDEDHLAAILQATGGREITHIISTHAHRDHVDGIPALKGATNAKLCAMRRSSTVPIPLDRAPQGREFVDFNISPDVELFGGETLEGDGWALSAIHTPGHAPDHLCFKHAQSGALFSGDHVMAWNTSVVAPPEGRMSDYMRSLEKLMDEDAGVYLPGHGGRVEEPRRTLKAYLLHRRMREQAISKAIRDGAKTAREILPAVYPDIAEALISAALLTVLAHVEMLAEKGEIQYEDLFSADALLRVV; from the coding sequence ATGGAAGGCCCAACTTTCAAGACAAACATGACGTTCAACTACGACGAGGGAGCCGAGCTTCTTCCCGGCGTCATGCGGGTCGTGGCCAATAATCCTGGCCCTTTCACCTTCAAGGGCACCAACACTTACCTCGTCGGAACGCGCAAGCTTGCGGTTATCGATCCTGGCCCAGAAGATGAGGATCATCTTGCTGCTATTCTGCAGGCCACGGGCGGGCGAGAGATCACGCACATCATTTCGACGCACGCCCACCGCGATCACGTCGATGGCATCCCAGCGCTGAAGGGAGCAACGAACGCAAAGTTGTGCGCCATGCGCCGCTCATCCACCGTGCCCATTCCGTTGGACCGCGCCCCGCAAGGGCGCGAATTCGTAGATTTCAATATATCGCCCGACGTCGAGCTGTTCGGCGGCGAGACACTCGAAGGTGACGGCTGGGCGCTCAGCGCGATCCATACGCCGGGTCATGCGCCGGATCATCTCTGCTTCAAACATGCCCAAAGCGGTGCCCTTTTCTCCGGCGATCACGTGATGGCGTGGAACACGTCCGTTGTTGCACCACCGGAGGGGCGCATGTCGGACTACATGCGCTCGTTGGAAAAGCTCATGGACGAGGACGCGGGCGTGTATTTGCCCGGCCACGGCGGGCGTGTGGAAGAGCCCAGGCGCACGCTTAAGGCCTACCTGCTGCACAGACGGATGCGTGAACAGGCGATTTCCAAAGCCATAAGAGATGGCGCCAAGACTGCCCGCGAGATCTTGCCGGCGGTCTATCCTGATATCGCCGAAGCTCTTATCTCGGCGGCCTTGCTGACCGTTCTAGCGCACGTTGAGATGCTGGCCGAGAAGGGCGAGATCCAGTACGAGGATTTGTTCTCAGCCGACGCCCTGCTGAGGGTCGTTTGA
- a CDS encoding DUF1499 domain-containing protein — protein MAVISTRIEYAADQPPSLMARWASRLALFCVILLVVAFVLHRVLSMPTPIAANLAGTSFAGAVITIVMALIAGLDIWVTGRRGTARVVVALAMSLALLALPATAWLASRDYPAIADATTDTVHPPQFDVTASARGAGDNSIVYNADVDGPLQAAGYPDLKTLDVPRSAADTFDVVLQALTKLKLKPLAETAPADARDGAGTIELTERTLIMGFKDDVVIRVTGDDKSAHVDVRSASRYGRNDLGRNANRVRTILKEIVGRLEATVPAQHKAKDAEDAGQKIKRPSAGRRLRTNPRTGSRPSRPASQRALERSARPPR, from the coding sequence GTGGCCGTAATCTCGACCCGGATAGAGTACGCCGCCGACCAGCCGCCATCACTCATGGCGCGTTGGGCGAGCCGCTTGGCGTTGTTTTGCGTCATCCTGCTTGTGGTCGCGTTCGTCCTGCATCGGGTGTTGTCGATGCCCACGCCCATCGCGGCCAATCTGGCCGGAACCTCCTTTGCTGGCGCGGTTATTACTATCGTTATGGCGCTTATCGCCGGGCTGGACATCTGGGTTACGGGTCGTCGAGGGACAGCGCGGGTTGTTGTTGCGCTGGCGATGTCACTTGCCTTGCTCGCTCTGCCTGCAACGGCTTGGCTGGCGAGCCGCGACTACCCCGCGATCGCTGACGCGACGACGGACACAGTCCATCCGCCGCAATTTGACGTGACCGCTAGCGCGCGCGGGGCTGGCGACAATTCCATCGTCTATAACGCCGACGTGGATGGACCGCTGCAGGCCGCCGGGTACCCTGACCTGAAAACATTGGATGTCCCGCGCTCCGCTGCCGACACGTTCGATGTCGTTCTGCAGGCTCTGACAAAGCTCAAACTCAAGCCTCTAGCGGAGACCGCGCCAGCCGATGCGCGCGACGGCGCCGGAACCATCGAGTTGACGGAACGTACACTCATCATGGGCTTCAAGGACGACGTCGTCATTCGGGTGACGGGAGACGATAAGTCAGCGCATGTCGACGTGCGCTCCGCTTCACGCTACGGCCGCAATGACCTTGGCCGCAACGCCAACCGCGTGCGCACAATCCTGAAAGAAATCGTCGGTCGCCTGGAAGCAACAGTACCCGCGCAGCATAAGGCCAAGGACGCCGAGGATGCGGGGCAGAAAATCAAACGACCCTCAGCAGGGCGTCGGCTGAGAACAAATCCTCGTACTGGATCTCGCCCTTCTCGGCCAGCATCTCAACGTGCGCTAGAACGGTCAGCAAGGCCGCCGAGATAA
- the pdxH gene encoding pyridoxamine 5'-phosphate oxidase, with protein MSTAEASDREGFAPTDDPFDLFAEWLAAATKSEINDPNAMAVASVDETGLPNLRMVLLKGVDGADVPERGFVFYTNFEGAKGREILAHPKAALLFHWKSLERQVRVRGIVTTANAAEADAYFASRPRLSRIGAWASKQSRPLEGRFALEAEVARYTAKYALGEIPRPPYWSGFRVTPVEIEFWMSRPFRLHDRVVYRRADSATPWTKTRLFP; from the coding sequence ATGAGCACAGCTGAAGCGAGCGACAGAGAAGGTTTCGCGCCCACGGACGATCCCTTCGATCTTTTTGCGGAGTGGCTGGCTGCCGCCACTAAAAGCGAGATCAACGATCCCAATGCAATGGCAGTGGCAAGCGTGGATGAAACGGGCTTGCCGAACCTGCGCATGGTGCTGCTCAAGGGAGTGGATGGTGCGGATGTGCCTGAACGGGGGTTCGTCTTCTACACCAACTTCGAGGGTGCGAAGGGTCGCGAAATTCTCGCACATCCCAAGGCCGCTCTTCTCTTTCACTGGAAGAGCCTGGAGCGTCAGGTTCGCGTCCGTGGAATTGTGACGACGGCCAACGCCGCGGAGGCCGATGCCTATTTTGCCTCGCGCCCGCGACTAAGCCGCATTGGTGCATGGGCATCCAAGCAGTCGCGTCCGTTGGAGGGTCGCTTCGCGCTCGAGGCCGAAGTCGCGCGCTATACGGCCAAATATGCGCTGGGTGAGATCCCGAGGCCTCCCTACTGGTCGGGCTTTCGTGTAACACCTGTAGAGATCGAATTTTGGATGAGTCGTCCGTTCCGTTTGCACGATCGCGTTGTGTATCGGCGTGCCGATTCGGCCACCCCATGGACGAAGACGCGCCTTTTCCCGTGA
- the fabI gene encoding enoyl-ACP reductase FabI — MTASQTNTGPATGNLMAGKRGLIMGVANNRSIAWGIAKACAAQGAEIALTYQGDALKKRVEPLAVELGSKVVLPCDVTDAASMDAVFAELEKTWGRLDFLVHAIAFADKNELDGRYVDTSEKNFTQSLLISCYSFTALARRAEKLMTDGGSLVTLTYYGAEKVMPHYNVMGVAKAALEASVRYLASDLGKNGIRVNAISAGPIKTLAASGISDFRYILRWNEYNSPLRRTITIEDVGGAGVYLLSDLSRGVTGEIHHVDSGYHVQGMKNEDAPDISVVKSDAP, encoded by the coding sequence ATGACGGCATCTCAGACGAACACGGGCCCGGCAACCGGAAATTTGATGGCCGGAAAGCGCGGTCTGATCATGGGTGTCGCCAACAATCGGTCGATCGCCTGGGGCATCGCCAAGGCCTGCGCGGCCCAGGGAGCAGAGATCGCGCTGACCTATCAGGGCGACGCCCTGAAAAAGCGCGTCGAGCCGCTAGCCGTCGAACTGGGCTCAAAGGTTGTCCTTCCCTGCGACGTGACGGATGCAGCCTCTATGGATGCGGTATTTGCCGAGCTGGAAAAGACCTGGGGTCGTTTGGATTTCCTCGTTCACGCCATCGCATTTGCCGACAAGAATGAGCTCGATGGCCGCTACGTCGACACTTCGGAAAAAAATTTCACTCAGAGCCTGCTCATCTCATGTTACTCGTTCACGGCTCTTGCGCGCCGTGCAGAGAAGCTGATGACCGACGGTGGCTCGCTCGTGACGCTCACCTACTACGGCGCCGAAAAGGTCATGCCGCATTACAATGTCATGGGTGTCGCCAAGGCTGCGTTGGAAGCTTCGGTGCGGTATCTGGCCTCCGATCTCGGCAAGAACGGTATCCGCGTCAACGCGATTTCAGCAGGCCCTATCAAGACGCTTGCTGCCTCGGGCATTTCCGACTTCCGCTACATCCTGCGTTGGAACGAGTACAATTCACCGCTGCGTCGGACGATCACGATCGAAGACGTCGGCGGTGCGGGTGTCTACCTGCTGTCCGACCTCTCACGCGGCGTCACCGGCGAAATTCATCATGTCGACTCCGGCTATCACGTCCAAGGCATGAAAAACGAGGACGCCCCTGATATTTCTGTCGTCAAGAGCGACGCCCCTTGA
- a CDS encoding histidine phosphatase family protein, whose protein sequence is MSEGVQKTAHLKPGVTLYLVRHGETDWNKQARYQGQADIPLNETGRLQAARNGATLRTILPAIAQADFVSSPLSRARETMEILRGEIGVDPLGFRQDPTLLELHYGHWEGHLASELPQTDPEGVAGKQADPFGWRPDGGESYADLMDRISAWINALDRTTVAVTHGGVSRVARGALLGLDRSDIPILDVPQDKILVLRNMTMEWF, encoded by the coding sequence TTGAGCGAAGGCGTCCAAAAGACGGCGCATCTCAAGCCAGGCGTCACGCTTTACCTCGTGCGGCACGGCGAGACGGACTGGAACAAGCAAGCCCGCTACCAGGGCCAAGCTGATATTCCCCTAAACGAGACAGGCCGCCTACAAGCGGCGCGCAACGGCGCTACGTTGCGCACGATACTCCCTGCCATCGCGCAAGCGGATTTCGTTTCTAGCCCCTTATCGAGGGCGCGAGAAACGATGGAAATCTTGCGGGGAGAAATTGGCGTCGATCCGCTTGGTTTTCGGCAAGACCCCACATTGCTGGAACTGCACTACGGTCACTGGGAGGGGCATCTCGCATCGGAGCTGCCACAGACCGATCCTGAAGGCGTAGCGGGAAAGCAAGCCGATCCATTCGGCTGGCGTCCCGACGGCGGCGAAAGTTATGCCGACCTGATGGATCGGATCTCAGCGTGGATCAACGCTCTGGATCGTACGACCGTCGCCGTGACACATGGCGGTGTTTCGCGCGTCGCACGCGGCGCATTGTTGGGACTCGATCGATCCGATATTCCAATCCTCGATGTCCCTCAGGATAAGATCCTGGTCCTCCGAAATATGACAATGGAATGGTTTTAG
- a CDS encoding biotin/lipoyl-binding protein → MLELFLCSLLTVLPDYLYRHYYEGKRIGHEITVYSVWYQLRWGLTACLILTILLITTIFYFHPSSTNVASFYRTIPIIPEVNGRVAEVYVQLEDKVKQGQLIFKLESSRQEAAVESAKRSIKELDAAMVVARSEITGAAGQIQQAKGALQQAIDEYDTKAELRKRNADVVATRELEKLQNVVDARKGSLAAAEAAKQAAEDKVSSLLIAQKATAEAALQQAEVDLEKTKVYAGVSGTVVQFVLQVGDYVNPFRPAGILVPEGLNGKRRLRAGFSQLEAQVIRPGMAAEAVCMSNPLAVIPMVVTDVQEVIAAGQFRASDQIVDSQQVTRPGTLTVALDPLYEGGLDKVTPGSACVANVYSNHEEEIAKSGFLKSLSLHMVDATGVVHALLLRVQALIIPIKTLVLTGH, encoded by the coding sequence ATGCTTGAACTCTTCTTGTGCTCCCTGCTCACAGTCCTCCCCGATTACCTCTATCGCCATTACTACGAAGGCAAGCGGATCGGCCATGAGATCACGGTTTATTCGGTCTGGTATCAGCTTCGCTGGGGCCTCACCGCGTGTCTGATTTTGACCATCCTGCTGATCACGACGATTTTCTACTTCCACCCTTCATCAACCAACGTCGCTTCGTTCTACCGCACCATTCCGATCATCCCGGAAGTCAACGGTCGTGTGGCAGAGGTCTACGTTCAGCTTGAAGACAAGGTGAAGCAGGGGCAGTTGATCTTCAAGTTGGAGAGCAGCCGGCAGGAAGCGGCCGTCGAGTCCGCGAAGAGATCAATCAAGGAACTGGATGCCGCAATGGTTGTCGCGCGCTCGGAGATTACCGGGGCGGCGGGGCAGATTCAGCAGGCCAAGGGCGCTCTGCAGCAGGCTATCGATGAGTACGACACGAAGGCGGAACTGAGAAAACGCAATGCCGACGTCGTAGCCACACGTGAACTGGAGAAGCTTCAAAACGTTGTCGATGCGCGTAAGGGCAGCCTTGCCGCGGCAGAGGCCGCAAAGCAGGCCGCGGAGGACAAAGTGTCGAGCCTTCTGATCGCACAGAAGGCGACTGCGGAGGCTGCCCTTCAGCAGGCTGAGGTGGATCTGGAGAAAACCAAGGTCTATGCGGGAGTCTCGGGAACCGTGGTACAGTTCGTTCTGCAGGTCGGCGACTATGTAAACCCCTTCCGTCCTGCAGGCATCCTTGTTCCTGAAGGGCTCAATGGGAAGCGCCGGCTTCGTGCTGGCTTTTCCCAGCTCGAAGCCCAGGTCATCCGGCCGGGGATGGCGGCTGAAGCCGTCTGCATGTCAAACCCCTTGGCCGTCATCCCCATGGTTGTCACCGATGTGCAAGAAGTAATCGCAGCCGGTCAATTTCGCGCCAGTGACCAGATCGTAGACAGCCAGCAAGTTACGCGCCCAGGCACGCTAACCGTCGCTCTCGATCCACTCTATGAAGGCGGCTTGGACAAAGTAACGCCAGGCAGCGCTTGCGTCGCGAACGTGTACTCCAATCATGAAGAGGAAATCGCCAAGTCCGGCTTTCTAAAGAGCCTGTCTCTGCACATGGTCGACGCAACGGGCGTCGTACATGCCCTCTTGCTTCGCGTGCAAGCGCTCATCATCCCGATCAAGACGCTGGTTCTGACGGGACACTGA